A section of the Etheostoma cragini isolate CJK2018 chromosome 12, CSU_Ecrag_1.0, whole genome shotgun sequence genome encodes:
- the LOC117954257 gene encoding E3 ubiquitin-protein ligase RNF126-like, protein MDHQHLFTFPSGYGPFALGIFDENFDLRTQLPTEDNRETAAENRREREMASRQRYSARQPRGRHVPRRQGTRHEGVPTLEGIIQQLVNGIIAPTAMPNMGMGPWGMLHSNPMDYAWGANGLDAIITQLLNQFENTGPPPADRERIKSLPTVTITEEHVGAALECPVCKEDYSVQENVRQLPCNHLFHNDCIVPWLEQHDTCPVCRKSLSGQNTATDPPGLSGMNFSPSSSSSSSPSSPSNENAARNS, encoded by the exons ATGGATCACCAACACTTGTTCACATTTCCCTCGGGGTACGGTCCGTTCGCCCTCGGGATTTTTGATGAGAACTTTGACCTTCGAACGCAGCTACCCACAGAGGACAACCGAGAGACGGCAGCGGAAAACCggagagaaagggaaatggCATCGCGGCAAAGATACAGTGCACGGCAACCACGCGGTCGACATGTTCCTCGACGACAGGGTACGCGCCACGAAGGAGTGCCCACATTAGAAGG AATTATCCAGCAGCTAGTAAATGGAATCATAGCACCTACAGCCATGCCAAATATGGGGATGGGACCATG GGGTATGCTACATTCCAATCCAATGGACTACGCCTGGGGTGCCAATGGTCTTGATGCTATCATTACACAG TTATTGAACCAGTTTGAAAACACAGGTCCCCCTCctgcagacagagaaagaatAAAGAGTTTACCCACCGTTACCATTACAGAGGAACATGTGG GTGCCGCTTTAGAGTGTCCTGTGTGCAAAGAAGACTACAGCGTTCAGGAGAATGTTAGGCAACTGCCATGCAATCACTTGTTTCACAATGACTGTATAGTACCGTGGCTGGAACAG CACGACACGTGTCCTGTGTGCAGGAAGAGTCTTAGCGGTCAGAACACGGCCACAGACCCACCAGGGTTATCAGGAATGAACTTCTCTCCCTCgtcctcatcctcttcctcccccaGCTCCCCTAGCAATGAGAATGCTGCCAGAAACTCATAG
- the LOC117954255 gene encoding potassium/sodium hyperpolarization-activated cyclic nucleotide-gated channel 2-like — protein MLNVMDRNEVSPASAATMKKKAVGGGGCSHIGAPKAAASKCTRRNSTQNCLESGSSGAPSGKQPGAASNVVMDETEDGEEESKFQHPRLRRAGGSGSGGGGGGGGGGSIRMKNFTPGGGAASSGSRRNSSKEPCHTHTEDAPAAPRPTAASRPTETQTPCPGDAAQRGETSRASGAEASGSAVAVEVLNATAGDGRKSVAPISSMKCNKNGECRRDSGTGSLRSIISKQEKQTGGSGRAEDGGSAKRGARNSTTASMDGSITPGGSMSGGHGGESANPGTTPVSSGVPEKKDSRVSFSNAPSRKASSSLHGPTQTQTQQPRNSVTFLKSEDGPPIVPAEDAEPRGSQTTFMQRQFSNMLQPGVNKFSLRMYGSQKAVEREQERVKSAGNWIIHPYSDFRFYWDFTMLMFMVGNLIIIPVGITFFKEETTTPWIIFNVVSDTFFLMDLVLNFRTGIIIEDNSDIILDPKTIKKKYLKTWFIVDFVSSIPVDYIFLIVEKGIDSEVYKTARALRIVRFTKILSLLRLLRLSRLIRYIHQWEEIFHMTYDLASAVMRIFNLIGMMLLLCHWDGCLQFLVPMLQDFPSDCWVSLNKMENDTWSELYSFAVFKAMSHMLCIGYGRQAPESLSDIWLTMLSMIVGATCYAVFIGHATALIQSLDSSRRQYQEKYKQVEQYMSFHKLPSDFRQKIHDYYEHRYQGKMFDEESILGELSEPLREEIVNFNCRKLVASMPLFANAEPNFVTAMLTKLHFEVFQPHDYIIREGTIGKKMYFIQHGVCSVITKGTLAMKLSDGSYFGEICLLTRGRRTASVRAETYCRLYSLSVDHFNEVLEEYPMMRRAFETVAIDRLDRIGKKNSILLHKVQHDLNSGVFNNQENEMIQEIVKYDREMVKLVDLQRPRAMSMTPSVGGIFAPPGQPQSSSAIATLQQAVAMSFCPQMASPLVGPGTLQSPRMVRRFHVMQSLASPVSMSPLQSQPPQAFGGAFGSAISSPPVQSPLAASGRTFQYMANAGPSGSQLSLVQHHAPSPTQTQQRPASHKSTHSLHTGSLSQDNRALSASQLSLPQEGTPQAASAAPSPPPSTRTSNNSIGPPQSSHPSLPGPSGVGRSVGAQQRVAFASTPPPGGPAGMGAVAAAAGSGPPDSGVPKKDSIVSLPELDTARSRLSSNL, from the exons ATGCTCAATGTCATGGACCGGAATGAGGTTTCACCGGCGTCTGCTGCCACCATGAAAAAGAAGGCGGTGGGCGGCGGCGGATGCAGCCATATCGGCGCACCGAAGGCTGCCGCGTCCAAATGCACAAGGAGGAACAGCACCCAGAACTGTCTGGAGTCCGGTTCCTCCGGCGCGCCGAGCGGTAAGCAGCCCGGTGCGGCCAGCAACGTCGTGATGGACGAGACGGAGGACGGAGAAGAGGAGTCCAAGTTTCAGCATCCGCGGTTGCGCCGAGCCGGTGGGAGCGGCAGCggcggaggtggaggaggaggaggcggcggcAGTATCAGGATGAAGAACTTTACGCCAGGAGGGGGAGCCGCGTCCTCGGGTTCCAGGAGAAACTCAAGCAAGGAGCCCTgccacacgcacacagaggACGCTCCTGCCGCTCCACGGCCCACTGCTGCCTCCAGACCTACCGAGACCCAGACACCCTGTCCGGGCGATGCTGCCCAGCGCGGCGAGACCAGCAGAGCATCTGGGGCGGAGGCGTCGGGATCGGCGGTCGCGGTAGAGGTTTTAAACGCGACAGCGGGTGATGGTCGCAAAAGCGTCGCTCCAATTTCCAGcatgaaatgcaacaaaaacggAGAATGCAGGAGGGACTCGGGTACCGGGAGCCTGCGCTCAATCATCTCCAAGCAGGAGAAGCAGACAGGAGGGTCGGGGAGGGCCGAGGACGGAGGGAGCGCCAAGCGAGGAGCCCGTAACTCGACCACGGCCAGCATGGACGGCTCGATCACACCAGGTGGGTCCATGTCCGGAGGGCACGGAGGAGAGAGCGCAAACCCCGGCACTACCCCCGTGTCAAGCGGTGTCCCCGAGAAAAAAGACTCCAGGGTGTCCTTCTCTAACGCACCGAGCCGGAAAGCCTCGTCCTCGCTGCACGGCCCGACTCAGACTCAGACCCAGCAGCCCAGGAACTCTGTCACTTTCCTGAAGTCGGAGGATGGACCGCCAATTGTGCCGGCCGAGGACGCGGAGCCTCGGGGAAGCCAAACCACCTTCATGCAGCGGCAGTTTAGCAATATGCTTCAGCCCGGAGTTAACAAATTCTCCTTACGCATGTATGGTAGTCAAAAAGCAGttgagagagagcaggagagggtCAAATCAGCTGGAAATTGGATTATCCACCCTTACAGCGATTTCAG GTTCTACTGGGATTTCACAATGCTAATGTTTATGGTGGGCAACCTGATCATCATCCCCGTGGGCATCACCTTCTTTAAGGAGGAGACCACGACGCCCTGGATCATCTTCAACGTGGTCTCCGACACCTTCTTCCTCATGGACCTGGTGCTCAACTTTCGCACTGGAATCATCATTGAGGACAACTCAGACATCATTTTGGACCCTAAAACCATTAAGAAAAAGTACTTAAAAACTTGGTTCATTGTGGACTTTGTCTCCTCCATCCCAGTGGATTACATATTCCTCATAGTGGAGAAAGGGATCGATTCGGAGGTGTACAAGACTGCTCGGGCCCTGCGGATTGTCCGCTTTACCAAGATTCTTAGTCTTCTGAGGCTGCTGAGGCTCTCCAGATTAATACGCTACATTCACCAATGGGAAGAG ATCTTCCATATGACATATGACCTGGCTAGTGCAGTGATGCGGATCTTTAACCTGATTGGtatgatgctgctgctgtgtcacTGGGACGGCTGCCTACAGTTCCTGGTTCCAATGCTGCAGGACTTCCCCTCAGACTGCTGGGTGTCCCTCAACAAGATGGAG aACGATACCTGGTCAGAGCTGTACTCCTTTGCCGTATTCAAAGCAATGAGCCACATGCTGTGCATAGGTTATGGCCGACAGGCCCCGGAGAGTCTCTCAGATATCTGGCTCACCATGCTGAGTATGATTGTAGGAGCCACTTGCTATGCTGTCTTTATTGGCCATGCGACAGCTCTTATCCAGTCCCTGGACTCCTCCAGACGGCAATATCAGGAAAAG TACAAACAAGTGGAGCAGTATATGTCCTTCCACAAGCTGCCGTCTGACTTCCGACAGAAAATCCACGACTACTATGAGCACAGATACCAAGGGAAGATGTTTGACGAGGAGAGCATTTTGGGAGAACTCAGCGAGCCCCTCAGAGAG GAAATAGTCAACTTCAACTGTCGCAAGCTGGTGGCATCCATGCCGCTGTTTGCCAACGCAGAGCCGAACTTTGTGACGGCCATGTTGACCAAGCTGCATTTTGAAGTGTTCCAGCCGCATGATTACATAATAAGGGAAGGCACCATTGGTAAGAAAATGTACTTCATTCAGCACGGAGTGTGCAGCGTCATCACTAAGGGCACTCTGGCAATGAAGCTCTCTGACGGCTCTTATTTTGGAG AGATCTGTTTATTGACGAGGGGTCGGCGAACGGCCAGCGTTCGAGCAGAGACTTACTGTCGACTCTACTCGCTGTCTGTTGACCACTTCAATGAGGTGCTGGAAGAATATCCCATGATGAGACGCGCCTTCGAGACTGTCGCCATCGACCGTCTAGACCGCATTG GTAAAAAGAACTCCATCCTGTTGCACAAGGTTCAGCACGATCTCAACTCGGGTGTCTTCAACAACCAGGAGAACGAGATGATCCAAGAGATTGTCAAGTACGACCGTGAGATGGTTAAGCTGGTGGACCTGCAGCGGCCGCGGGCCATGTCTATGACCCCTTCCGTCGGCGGTATCTTTGCCCCCCCCGGCCAGCCGCAGTCAAGCTCTGCTATCGCCACTCTTCAGCAGGCTGTGGCCATGAGCTTTTGTCCTCAAATGGCAAGTCCCCTGGTGGGTCCAGGGACTCTGCAGTCTCCTCGTATGGTGCGAAGGTTCCACGTGATGCAGAGCCTGGCTAGCCCAGTCTCCATGTCTCCTCTTCAGTCTCAACCCCCTCAGGCGTTCGGAGGGGCGTTTGGATCTGCAATATCCAGCCCGCCTGTCCAAAGCCCGCTCGCGGCTTCAGGACGGACTTTCCAATACATGGCGAACGCAGGACCCTCGGGTTCCCAGTTGTCCCTAGTACAGCATCATGCACCCAGCCCCACACAGACCCAGCAGAGGCCTGCCTCACACAAGAGCACCCACTCTCTTCATACAGGTAGCTTGAGCCAGGATAACCGAGCCCTGTCTGCCTCCCAGCTTTCCCTCCCCCAGGAGGGAACACCACAAGCTGCCTCTGCAGCCCCTAGCCCCCCACCATCCACCCGCACATCCAACAACTCCATCGGTCCACCTCAGTCCTCTCACCCCAGCCTGCCAGGGCCTTCGGGGGTTGGGAGATCGGTAGGAGCTCAACAAAGGGTGGCCTTTGCCTCCACACCCCCTCCCGGCGGACCTGCTGGAATGGGGGCAGTAGCAGCAGCTGCTGGATCAGGACCTCCAGACTCTGGAGTTCCCAAGAAAGATTCAATTGTCAGCCTTCCAGAGCTAGACACTGCCAGATCCCGGCTGTCTTCCAACTTGTGA